The following is a genomic window from Rhododendron vialii isolate Sample 1 chromosome 9a, ASM3025357v1.
AACGCCTTTCTCAATGTTAGTAAACCCTTCAGAGGAAGAAAAGAGTGTGGCCCTTCACGCCACACTATCAAAGTTTGAAGCCTACTTGCTTGAAAGGAGGCTGATGTGTGTTCAAGAATCAGAGGAAGATCATTCAGCTTGTGCGGCCGAAGTAATCAATGAGGATGAAAACCTGGTTGAAGATCTCGACGAAATCAGACtggaagaccttgaagcagccccagccaagttggatgatctAAAAGCTGACATGCAAGATCCTTTGGAAGAAGTTAACTTGGGAGATTCAAAGAATCCCAAGCCTATATATATTAGCCAACTTCTCCCAAAAGATGTCAAGGAAAAGTTTATTCAGCTCTTAAGGGAGTTCAAGTCCTATTTCGCCTGGACTTACGAGGAGCTTCCAGGTCTGTCCAGAGACCTAGTGGAGCACAAGTTTCCTATTCAACCAGAATTCAGACCTTTCAAGCAATCGccaaggaggatgtccaatgaAGTCTATTTGCAGGTCAAAGATGAGATCGAACGACTCTTCAACGCTAGGTTCATATGCACGGCCaggtatgttacttggctctctaatattgtgccagtccttaagaagaacgGCAAGGTCAGAGTATGTGTGGACTtcagaaatttgaatttggcaTCTCCAAAGGACGAGTACCCAATGCCAGTTGTAGATCAGTTAGTAGATGGAGCTTCTGGTCACAAGGTcttgtccttcatggatggacATTCTGGTTACAATCAGATCTTCATGGATGAGGCTGATATTGCTAAGACTGCTTTTAGGTGTCCTGGAGCCCTaggaacctttgagtgggtcgtaatgcccttcggcctgAAAAATGCAGGTGCTTCGTTTCAACGGGTAATGAATGCCATATTTAATGATTTCATTGACCATTTTATGGAAATCTACATCGATAATATTGTGGTCAAGTCTCAATCCTATGACGAACAAttggaacacttgaggaagTCATTCTTGAGGATGCAACAGTTTGATCTGAAAGTAAACCCCTTGAAGTGTGCCTTCGAAGTGTCCGCAGGCAAATTCCTTGGATTTCTGATCCACAACAGAGGAATTGAGGTTGACAAGAACAAGGCCAAAGCAATTATGGAAACAAAACCTCCTACCATCAAGAAGGAGTTACAGAAGCTCTTAGGTTCATTCAACTTCTTGGGAATGTTCATCTCAAACCTGGCCGGAAGGGTCCAGGTCTTTTCTCAACTCTTAAAGCTGAAGGACCATGACACTTTTATTTGGGAGGCAAGCCATCAGAAGGCCTTTGATGAGATCAAAAGCTAATTAGCAATGGCTTCAGTCCTTATGCCTCCCATAAAAAACAAGCCGTTGAAACTCTACATCTCAGCAGCTGAAGGCTCTATTGGAGGCTTTTTGGCTCCAGACAACGCTCAAGGAAAGAAATAGGCGGTTTATTATTTAAGTAGGTTGTTGACTCCTTGTGAAAGGAGATACACTTCTATTGAAAAGATCtgtcttgccttgtacttttcgGCAATAAAGTTGAGGCACTATATGCTCcctgttttggtttacattatgagtaaaacaTACTTAgttaaatacttgctttctcggccaatcatgAGAGGCCGAATTGGCAAATGGTCTTTAGCTCTAATGGAATTCAGTTTTCAATACATTCCACAAAAAGCTGTGAAGGGCCAGGCCTTGGCAgattttcttgctgatcatccATGCGTAGATATCGACGATGGATCGGAACAAGGGTTGAGCACTTTTGAATTATCACTCACTCCTTGGACACTGTTTTTTGATGGATCAAGGACTCAAGAGGTCTTAGGTTGTGGAGTAATTATCACTCTCCCCAAGGCCTGAGGACTGAATTGTCTTTTCAATTCgatttcccatgtacaaataatcaagctgaatatgaagcggTTGTTATAGGCCTTGAAATTCTTAGGGATCTAGAGGCCAGAGAAGTGCAAgttattggggattcaaacctgGTTATCAATCACTTGGCAAAGACAttcaaatgctatagtgaggacttagccccttattatatggcagccatgcaattaattcaagattttaATAAGGTCACGGTCAAACACGTCTCAAGGAGTATGAACACTGAAGCCAACAGCTTGGCTCAGGCCTCTACAGGCCTGAGGTTAGCTCCAGAAACTATTCGTAAGATTATGACAGTCCAAAAGAGATTGTTACCTTCTGTAAGGAGAAGAGGTCTAGGACTGGAAGTATTTACTTATGATTTCACGGGAGAAGAGTTAGACGATGAGCTCGAGAACGATTGGCGTACACATATTATTTCTTTCCTCAAGAGGCCCCATCATAGAGCCTCAAGGAAATTAAGAAGAAGAGCTATGAGCTATATCCTCGTGGGTgatgaattatacaagaaaagcttTGAGGATGACTTacttttaaggtgtttagggCACCCTGAGGCCATGAGGGTCATGAGTGAGGTCCACGAAGGAATCTGTGGAGCCCATCAATCTGGGATAAAGATGAGATGGTTGATCAGAAGGTATGGCtactattggccaaccattttAGAGGATTGTATTCATTTTTCAAAAGGATGTCAGCCATGGTAAGCCCATGGCCCAATTCAACGTGTCCTTGCAGCTGATTATCATGTTGTTGTCAAACCTTGGCCATTTAGAGGCTGGGCCCTTGATGTGATTGAAAAAATTTATCCGCCCTCTTCTGgaaatcatacttacatcttggttgccacagactattttactaaatgGGCAGAAGCGGTGCCATTAAAGTCTGTGGATCAACAAGAAGTAATCAAGGTGATCAAGGAaagaatcatccataggttTGGACTGCCTGAACACTTGGTTGCAGATAGGGGTACAATATTCATGGGAGAACAAGTGGTTAATTTTGCTGCCCAACAAAACATCATTATGTTCAACTCTACTCCTTACTATGCACAAGGGAATGGCCAGGCCAAGTCCACCAATAGGACTTTGGTCAATATTATAGAAAAGATGGTGGACGACAACCCAAGGGCTTGGCATGAGTTACTTTCTGCGGCTTTATGGGCCTACAGAACTTCAAAGAAGGAAGCTACCAATATAACCCCTTATATGTTGGTGTTTGGACACGACCCAGTCCTACCAATGGAGGTGGCAATGAAGTCAGCAAGGATAGCATATCAACATGGCCTCACTCCTGCAGATTATACTCAGGCTATGTTGGTAGAACTTGAAGACTTAGATGAAGTTAGACTCACGACCCTTGACCACATGTTggttcagaaaagaagagttGCTAGATCTTATGACAAACGCGTGAGAAAGAAGAGGTTTTCTAAAGGTGGCTTGGTTTGGAAAGCTGTATTTCCTTTAGGGGAAAAGAATTCAAGATATGGCAACGGGTCCCCGACCTAGGAAGGTCCTTACCAGATTGCTTAAGTCCTTAGAGGTAACGTGTATCTTCTTGTGGACTTAAGTGGTGGTttgttcaaatatttaacgaatgGAAAGTACCTAAAGCATCATTACCCTACTATGTGGgaaatgagagagtttggggaAAATCAATCTAACTAACCATAAAAAGCTACTAGTAAGGCCTGAACATAGGCCATGATACCTGTTATGCCAAATTCATAAAGGCCTCAAGTTCAGGCCACAtatcatcaaatcaaaccaGTACCCTAGGCCATTTATAGGAAAGTTCCAGGCAAGGCATAAAAGGAACAAATTTAAAGTTATTACAGGCCCAAATCAAAAGAAGGAGTAAGTTTTAGAGGACAAGACCTACAAGAGGCCTTCAAGGCTGTTCTTGAGCTTCTCCCAGAAGGTGTCAAAGCTAGCAAGCTGGACTTCATATGTCTCCCGCTGCCCATGGAGACTTGGAATTTCTTCGACCAGGAGATTTAACTTCATCTTCTGACTTTTTGATCCAGCCTTCAGCTCATCATGATACTTGGCCAGCTTCTTGGATTCCATCTGAAGTCCTTCTAGACGACCTTCAGCTTCTGCCAGTTTAGTCTTGAGGTCTTGGATTTCATTGGAAGTTGCAGTGATGTTAGCCTCATTGGTCTTGACGTCCTGTTTCAGCTGGTTCCATTCAGTACTGAACCTTGTTAGTTCCATGTCAACTACGTCTAATTCGGCCAGCTTAGCATTTATCTTGTTGAGCTCAGGGGTAGAAGAATCATGAGACTTAATCATGTTGGGGAATTCCTTTTGAAAATACTAGAGGGAGTGCTTGCGACCAAAGATAGTATTCCTGGGTGTCTAGCCCGAAGCATAGGGCTCTCAAGTCGGTTGCAGAATAACTCGGTAAGACCGAGatcgatccacagggagcggTTTATCGGAATGAAATGCTCAATCGGTCTAAGTGGTGGTTTGTAGCTGTAGGTAGCCAACCCTTGATTTTTGGTGATTGTTTTGGTGAATTCTAGATTAAACTAAAATTATGGTTGCAAGTATTTAAATGATAGGCTCGGGCCAAGGGTTTACACCGCATGTAGCCtaaataattcaataatctCACTAAATTACACAATCAAGTCCCACAGGTAATTTGTGTGCTCGACCGGAAGACTATGCAAGTGTGATCGAATTCCTCTAAGAAGTTGGTCGAACCCTCAAAAGGACAGCGACCCAGTATTATGCGTGCCAGAATTGACTGTCGACGCATAAGCAAAGGCTTAACACTTTTGAGTTTCGAATCGATTAAAGGAGAAATTCGACTACATATTCACATACAATTGATTTTAACAGTGAGAATTATTGAATTACTTAGGCCATAGGATGGTATTCACCCCAGGCCGAGCCTATAACGACTACCCTTCCATTGACAAAGGACTTGCCAAGGAAAAGTTAAAAACTACTAAAAACATAATTACTTATTATTTACCTGAATATGAAAGATCGATACTAGTGCGCGCCAGAAAGATGTTTACAACGGAGGTAAGCCAATGGCGTTCCGTTCTCAACCTTTAAGGGATTCGCACTAATATTAACCTTAGATTTAAATTTAGTGTGAGAAACAGCCGAGTAGTTTGCGAATACTCACAACCAAACCTCAATCTTTACTTTTTAAGAATTTAAACTAAGAACTAAACAGTCTAACAACTTGGAAAGATATCGAAAGGAAAATTTATAAAACTACAATCTTATTCCAGGCGACAAATATTACAATGCAAATTACAAGGGCCAGGCCTTAAATGCTTCCAAAGAGTACTGAGAAAACTAAGGGAAAAAGAGAAGTTCTTGCAAAGGAAAAGGTA
Proteins encoded in this region:
- the LOC131299647 gene encoding uncharacterized protein LOC131299647, encoding MQLIQDFNKVTVKHVSRSMNTEANSLAQASTGLRLAPETIRKIMTVQKRLLPSVRRRGLGLEVFTYDFTGEELDDELENDWRTHIISFLKRPHHRASRKLRRRAMSYILVGDELYKKSFEDDLLLRCLGHPEAMRVMSEVHEGICGAHQSGIKMRWLIRRGWALDVIEKIYPPSSGNHTYILVATDYFTKWAEAVPLKSVDQQEVIKVIKERIIHRFGLPEHLVADRGTIFMGEQVVNFAAQQNIIMFNSTPYYAQGNGQAKSTNRTLVNIIEKMVDDNPRAWHELLSAALWAYRTSKKEATNITPYMLVFGHDPVLPMEVAMKSARIAYQHGLTPADYTQAMLVELEDLDEVRLTTLDHMLVQKRRVARSYDKRVRKKRFSKGGLVWKAVFPLGEKNSRYGNGSPT